One window from the genome of Streptomyces cadmiisoli encodes:
- a CDS encoding dihydrodipicolinate synthase family protein: MTVPYERPWRGVLVATALPLRDDLSVDHGRYAEHCAWLVENGCDGVVPNGSLGEYQVLTPEERARVVETAVAAVGGDRVMPGVAAYGSAEARRWAEQARDAGCGAVMLLPPNAYRADERSVLAHYAEVARAGVPVVAYNNPIDTKVDLVPELLAKLHGEGHVQAVKEFSGDVRRAYRIAELAPDLDLLVGADDVLLELAVAGAKGWIAGYPNALPGASVRLYRAAVDGDLATARKLYEQLHPLLRWDSQVEFVQAIKLSMDVVGRYGGPCRPPRVPLLPGQRDEVRAATERAVAAGLG; this comes from the coding sequence ATGACCGTTCCGTACGAGCGTCCCTGGCGCGGTGTTCTCGTCGCCACCGCGCTTCCGCTGCGCGACGACCTCTCCGTCGACCACGGCCGGTACGCCGAGCACTGCGCCTGGCTGGTGGAGAACGGCTGCGACGGCGTCGTGCCCAACGGCTCCCTCGGCGAGTACCAGGTCCTCACCCCCGAGGAGCGGGCCCGGGTCGTCGAGACCGCGGTCGCGGCGGTCGGCGGTGACCGCGTGATGCCCGGCGTCGCCGCGTACGGGTCGGCGGAAGCCCGGCGCTGGGCCGAGCAGGCGCGGGACGCCGGCTGCGGGGCCGTCATGCTGCTGCCGCCCAACGCCTACCGCGCCGACGAGCGCTCCGTGCTCGCCCACTACGCCGAGGTCGCGCGGGCGGGCGTGCCCGTCGTGGCGTACAACAACCCCATCGACACCAAGGTCGACCTGGTCCCCGAACTGCTGGCGAAGCTGCACGGCGAGGGTCACGTCCAGGCCGTGAAGGAGTTCTCCGGCGACGTCCGCCGCGCCTACCGGATCGCCGAACTCGCCCCCGACCTCGACCTGCTGGTCGGCGCCGACGACGTACTGCTGGAACTGGCCGTCGCCGGCGCCAAGGGCTGGATCGCCGGGTACCCGAACGCCCTGCCGGGGGCGAGCGTGCGGCTGTACCGGGCGGCCGTCGACGGCGACCTGGCCACGGCCCGGAAACTGTACGAGCAGCTCCACCCGCTGCTGCGCTGGGACTCGCAGGTCGAGTTCGTCCAGGCCATCAAGCTCTCCATGGACGTCGTCGGACGGTACGGCGGTCCCTGCCGGCCGCCGCGCGTGCCGCTGCTGCCCGGGCAGCGGGACGAGGTGCGGGCCGCCACCGAGCGGGCCGTGGCCGCGGGACTCGGCTGA
- a CDS encoding proline racemase family protein — MRSRLVLHAVDSHTEGMPTRVITGGVGTIPGATMNERRLYFRDHRDDIKQLLMNEPRGHSAMSGAILQPPTRPDCDWGVVYIEVSGCLPMCGHGTIGVATVLVETGMVEVTEPVTTIRLDTPAGPVVAEVAVENGAARDVTLRNVPSFSVALDRRATLADGRTVTYDLAYGGNFYAILPLAEFGLPFDRARKDDILRAGLSLMDAVNAKEEPVHPEDPSIRGLHHVHLIAPGSTARRSRHAMAIHPGWFDRSPCGTGTSARMAQLHARGELPLHTEFVNESFIGTRFTGRLLGTTEVAGVPAVLPSFTGRAWITGTAQYLLDPDDPFPAGFVL; from the coding sequence ATGCGCAGCAGACTCGTACTCCACGCCGTCGACTCGCACACCGAGGGCATGCCGACCCGGGTGATCACCGGCGGCGTGGGCACCATCCCCGGCGCGACCATGAACGAGCGGCGGCTGTACTTCCGCGACCACCGCGACGACATCAAGCAGTTGCTGATGAACGAGCCGCGCGGCCACTCCGCCATGAGCGGGGCGATCCTCCAGCCGCCCACCCGGCCGGACTGCGACTGGGGCGTGGTCTACATCGAGGTCTCCGGCTGTCTGCCGATGTGCGGACACGGCACCATCGGGGTGGCCACGGTCCTCGTCGAGACCGGCATGGTCGAGGTGACCGAGCCGGTCACCACCATCCGGCTCGACACTCCGGCGGGCCCGGTGGTCGCCGAGGTCGCCGTCGAGAACGGCGCGGCCCGCGACGTGACCCTGCGGAACGTGCCGTCCTTCAGCGTCGCCCTGGACCGCCGGGCGACCCTGGCGGACGGGCGGACGGTGACCTACGACCTGGCCTACGGCGGCAACTTCTACGCCATCCTGCCGCTCGCGGAGTTCGGGCTGCCCTTCGACCGCGCCCGCAAGGACGACATCCTGCGGGCGGGCCTCTCGCTGATGGACGCCGTCAACGCGAAGGAGGAGCCGGTCCACCCGGAGGACCCGTCGATCCGCGGACTGCACCATGTCCACCTGATCGCGCCCGGCTCCACCGCGCGCCGCTCCCGCCACGCGATGGCCATCCACCCGGGCTGGTTCGACCGCTCGCCCTGCGGCACGGGAACCAGTGCGCGGATGGCGCAGCTGCACGCGCGGGGCGAACTGCCGCTGCACACGGAGTTCGTCAACGAGTCCTTCATCGGCACCCGGTTCACGGGCCGGCTGCTGGGCACGACGGAGGTCGCCGGGGTGCCCGCCGTGCTGCCGAGCTTCACGGGCCGGGCGTGGATCACGGGCACGGCGCAGTACCTGCTCGATCCGGACGACCCCTTCCCCGCCGGGTTCGTCCTGTGA
- a CDS encoding GntR family transcriptional regulator, which produces MPAHAPSLPTLGGKKSSYRERVADALRAALIAGELRTGEVYSAPALAARFGVSATPVREAMLDLAKEGLVDAVPNKGFRVTAVSERQLDEYTHIRALVEIPTTAALARTADPVALRALRPVAQEIVTAAAAGDLIAYVEADTRFHLGLLALAGNAHLVEVVRDLRGRARLYGLTKLVEEGRLRASAEEHLELLDALLARDEDAVRAVMTRHLGHVRGLWAAPGPDGGGHS; this is translated from the coding sequence ATGCCCGCGCACGCGCCCAGCCTGCCCACGCTGGGCGGTAAGAAGAGCAGCTACCGCGAGCGGGTCGCGGACGCGCTGCGCGCCGCGCTGATCGCCGGTGAGCTGCGCACCGGCGAGGTGTACTCGGCGCCCGCGCTCGCCGCCCGGTTCGGGGTGTCCGCCACCCCGGTGCGCGAGGCGATGCTGGACCTCGCCAAGGAGGGCCTGGTCGACGCCGTCCCGAACAAGGGCTTCCGGGTCACGGCCGTCTCGGAGCGGCAGCTCGACGAGTACACCCACATCCGCGCGCTGGTCGAGATCCCCACGACGGCCGCGCTGGCCCGCACCGCCGACCCGGTGGCGCTGCGGGCGCTGCGCCCGGTCGCGCAGGAGATCGTGACGGCGGCGGCGGCCGGCGACCTGATCGCGTACGTCGAAGCGGACACCCGGTTCCATCTGGGCCTGCTCGCCCTGGCGGGCAACGCCCACCTCGTCGAGGTGGTGCGCGACCTGCGCGGCCGCGCCCGCCTCTACGGGCTGACCAAGCTCGTGGAGGAGGGCCGGCTCCGGGCGTCGGCGGAGGAGCACCTGGAGCTGCTGGACGCGCTGCTGGCCCGCGACGAGGACGCCGTACGAGCCGTCATGACCCGCCATCTCGGCCATGTCCGCGGCCTGTGGGCGGCCCCCGGGCCGGACGGCGGCGGACACTCGTGA
- a CDS encoding class II fumarate hydratase: MTTTADDGDQSYRIEHDSMGEVRVPADAKWRAQTQRAVENFPISGQRLERAHIEALARIKGAAAKVNARLGVLDKDIAEAIQEAAAEVAEGRWDAHFPVDVFQTGSGTSSNMNTNEVIATLATERLGRAVHPNDHVNASQSSNDVFPSSLHIAATAAVTRDLVPALEHLAASLTRKSQEFADVVKSGRTHLMDATPVTLGQEFGGYAAQVRYGVERLRSSLPRLAELPLGGTAVGTGINTPPGFSAAVIEEVARATGLPLTEARDHFEAQGARDAIVETSGQLRTIAVGLTKISNDLRWMASGPRTGLAEIALPDLQPGSSIMPGKVNPVIPEAVLMVAAQVTGNDATVAWAGASGNFELNVMLPVLAKNVLESVRLLSTATRLLADRTVDGITADRERAREYAESSPSVVTPLNKYIGYEEAAKVAKKSLAERKTIRQVVLEGGYVERGDLTVEQLDEALDVLRMTHP, from the coding sequence ATGACGACGACTGCCGACGACGGCGACCAGAGCTACCGCATCGAGCACGATTCCATGGGGGAGGTACGGGTCCCCGCGGACGCCAAGTGGCGGGCCCAGACCCAGCGCGCGGTGGAGAACTTCCCCATCTCCGGACAGCGCCTGGAGCGGGCGCACATCGAGGCACTGGCCCGGATCAAGGGCGCCGCCGCGAAGGTGAACGCACGGCTCGGGGTGCTCGACAAGGACATCGCCGAGGCGATCCAGGAGGCCGCGGCCGAGGTCGCGGAGGGCCGGTGGGACGCGCACTTCCCCGTCGACGTCTTCCAGACCGGGTCCGGGACCTCGTCCAACATGAACACCAACGAGGTCATCGCCACCCTCGCCACCGAGCGGCTCGGCCGGGCCGTCCACCCCAACGACCACGTCAACGCCTCGCAGTCGTCCAACGACGTCTTCCCGTCGTCCCTGCACATCGCCGCGACCGCGGCCGTCACCCGCGATCTGGTGCCCGCGCTGGAGCACCTGGCGGCGTCGCTGACCCGTAAGTCGCAGGAGTTCGCCGATGTCGTGAAATCGGGCCGCACGCACCTGATGGACGCCACGCCCGTCACCCTGGGCCAGGAGTTCGGCGGATACGCCGCCCAGGTGCGGTACGGCGTCGAGCGGCTGCGGTCCTCCCTGCCGCGGCTCGCGGAACTGCCGCTGGGCGGCACCGCGGTCGGCACCGGGATCAACACCCCGCCCGGCTTCTCCGCCGCCGTCATCGAGGAGGTGGCCCGCGCCACCGGGCTGCCGCTCACCGAGGCGCGCGACCACTTCGAGGCGCAGGGCGCCCGGGACGCGATCGTGGAGACCAGCGGGCAGCTGCGGACCATCGCCGTGGGGCTGACGAAGATCTCCAACGATCTCCGGTGGATGGCCTCGGGGCCGCGCACCGGGCTCGCCGAGATCGCGCTGCCCGACCTCCAGCCCGGCTCGTCGATCATGCCCGGCAAGGTCAACCCGGTCATTCCGGAGGCGGTCCTGATGGTCGCCGCGCAGGTCACCGGCAACGACGCGACGGTCGCCTGGGCGGGCGCGTCGGGCAACTTCGAGCTGAACGTGATGCTCCCGGTGCTGGCGAAGAACGTCCTGGAGTCCGTCCGGCTGCTGTCCACCGCCACGCGGCTGCTCGCCGACCGGACCGTCGACGGCATCACCGCCGACCGGGAGCGGGCCCGCGAGTACGCCGAGTCGTCGCCGTCCGTGGTCACCCCGCTCAACAAGTACATCGGGTACGAGGAGGCGGCGAAGGTCGCCAAGAAGTCGCTGGCCGAGCGCAAGACGATCCGTCAGGTCGTCCTGGAGGGCGGCTACGTGGAGCGGGGCGACCTGACCGTCGAGCAGCTCGACGAGGCGCTGGACGTGCTGCGGATGACACATCCGTAA
- the fomD gene encoding cytidylyl-2-hydroxypropylphosphonate hydrolase, whose translation MADDGAVRRVEAGGATAFWAPGSQILWRYRENAGNRFHIARPVTVVRHDPDLLAVWMAPGTECVKPVLADGTPVHMEPLRSRYTKPRAVQRDRWFGTGVLKLAQPGLPWSVWLFWEPGWRFKNWYVNLEEPLARWDGGVDSEDHFLDISVDPDGSWYWRDEDEFAQAQRDGLMDARSAARVRAAGESAVEVIRAWGTPFSDGWEDWRPDPSWSVPLLPDDWDRTPAHVSS comes from the coding sequence ATGGCGGACGACGGAGCGGTGAGACGCGTGGAAGCGGGCGGAGCTACGGCCTTCTGGGCGCCCGGGAGCCAGATCCTGTGGCGGTACCGGGAGAACGCCGGGAACCGCTTCCACATCGCGCGCCCGGTCACCGTCGTCCGGCACGATCCGGACCTGCTGGCCGTCTGGATGGCACCGGGCACCGAATGCGTCAAGCCGGTGCTCGCCGACGGCACGCCGGTGCACATGGAGCCGCTCCGGTCGCGCTACACCAAGCCGCGGGCCGTGCAGCGCGACCGCTGGTTCGGCACGGGTGTGCTGAAGCTGGCGCAGCCCGGCCTGCCCTGGTCGGTGTGGCTGTTCTGGGAGCCGGGCTGGCGGTTCAAGAACTGGTACGTCAATCTTGAGGAGCCCCTCGCGCGTTGGGACGGCGGCGTGGACTCCGAGGATCACTTTCTCGACATCTCCGTCGACCCCGACGGCAGTTGGTACTGGCGGGACGAGGACGAGTTCGCGCAGGCCCAGCGGGACGGGTTGATGGACGCCCGCTCGGCCGCGCGGGTCAGAGCGGCGGGAGAGTCCGCGGTGGAGGTGATCCGGGCCTGGGGTACGCCGTTCTCGGACGGATGGGAGGACTGGCGTCCCGATCCGTCCTGGTCCGTCCCGTTGCTGCCGGACGACTGGGATCGTACGCCCGCGCATGTGTCCTCATGA